A single window of Kitasatospora sp. HUAS MG31 DNA harbors:
- the purQ gene encoding phosphoribosylformylglycinamidine synthase subunit PurQ, producing MTTRVGVVTFPGSLDDRDAQRAVRLAGAEPVALWHRDKDLHQVDAVVLPGGFSYGDYLRCGAISRFSPVMETVIEQAKLGMPVLGICNGFQVLCESHLLPGALTRNDSLHFICRDQKLRIENAGTAWTRDYSAGQEIVVPLKNGEGRFVADEHVLDELEAEGRVVARYLDVNPNGSYRDIAGITNAAGNVVGLMPHPEHAVEPLTGPTTEGLGFFTSVLKQLVNA from the coding sequence GTGACCACCCGCGTCGGCGTCGTCACTTTCCCCGGTTCCCTCGACGACCGCGACGCCCAGCGCGCGGTCCGCCTCGCCGGCGCCGAGCCGGTCGCCCTCTGGCACCGTGACAAGGATCTCCACCAGGTCGACGCCGTCGTCCTGCCGGGCGGATTCAGTTACGGCGACTATCTGCGCTGCGGCGCCATCTCCCGCTTCTCGCCGGTGATGGAGACCGTCATCGAGCAGGCGAAGCTGGGAATGCCGGTCCTCGGTATCTGCAACGGCTTCCAGGTGCTCTGCGAATCGCACCTGCTGCCCGGCGCGCTCACCCGCAACGACTCGCTGCACTTCATCTGCCGCGACCAGAAGCTGCGCATCGAGAACGCGGGGACCGCCTGGACCCGTGATTACTCGGCGGGCCAGGAAATCGTCGTCCCGCTGAAGAACGGCGAGGGCCGCTTCGTCGCGGACGAGCACGTCCTGGACGAACTCGAGGCCGAGGGCCGCGTCGTCGCCCGCTACCTCGACGTGAACCCCAACGGTTCGTACCGCGACATCGCCGGCATCACCAACGCCGCGGGCAATGTCGTCGGCCTCATGCCGCACCCGGAGCACGCCGTGGAGCCGCTCACCGGCCCGACCACCGAGGGCCTGGGCTTCTTCACTTCCGTACTGAAGCAGCTGGTGAACGCCTGA
- the purS gene encoding phosphoribosylformylglycinamidine synthase subunit PurS: MPVARVVVDVMLKPEILDPQGQAVQRALPRLGFDGIADVRQGKRFELELEGPVDEAALARIREAAETFLANTVIEDFTVRVEEEAK; encoded by the coding sequence GTGCCAGTGGCACGCGTCGTAGTCGACGTCATGCTCAAGCCGGAGATCCTCGACCCCCAGGGACAGGCGGTGCAGCGTGCACTGCCGCGTCTCGGATTCGACGGCATCGCCGACGTCCGCCAGGGCAAGCGTTTCGAGCTGGAGCTGGAGGGTCCGGTCGACGAGGCCGCGCTCGCCCGCATCCGCGAAGCCGCCGAGACCTTCCTCGCCAACACCGTGATCGAGGACTTCACCGTCCGCGTCGAGGAGGAGGCGAAGTGA
- a CDS encoding histone-like nucleoid-structuring protein Lsr2, whose product MAQRVVVTLSDDLDGGAAAETVHFGVDGKSYEIDLSADNAEKLREALAPFVAAGRRQSRSGKSFRRTALTPDPAAVRAWAQSNGMELPARGRIPKHVYEAFADAN is encoded by the coding sequence ATGGCTCAGCGTGTAGTCGTCACGCTCTCCGACGACCTGGACGGCGGTGCCGCCGCGGAAACCGTCCACTTCGGCGTCGACGGGAAGTCGTACGAGATCGACCTGTCTGCGGACAACGCGGAAAAGCTGCGGGAGGCCCTCGCCCCGTTCGTCGCCGCCGGGCGGCGCCAGAGCCGCAGCGGGAAGTCCTTCCGCCGCACCGCCCTCACCCCGGACCCGGCCGCGGTCCGCGCCTGGGCGCAGTCGAACGGAATGGAACTGCCGGCCCGCGGCCGGATCCCGAAGCACGTGTACGAGGCGTTCGCGGACGCCAACTGA